The DNA sequence TACTCTGGTCACAACCAGCTTtccattaatttaaatacaaaaacaaaaacactttgAATAGTAATACTTCAGTAGAATTTAACtgattaacaaaaaaatttgatCTCACTTTACTTTCAATACTAATAGTGAGATTCccttgggcaagaaaataatcaataaaaatatcataattTGCTTGCAACGGATTACCAACGTACGTTATGTGCAGATGAGATGACACGTTCAAGATTATTATCCCTCCACACATAAATGTCTCCATTTAAAGTTCCACTGTATGTTAGATGGTTATCCGCACATGACACACATAGCACTGTTTGCTGGTCGCCAACTTTACCAAAAACACCTCGTTTTGGTGTGAGAGAATTACCACACAGAGACCAGAACtgtaaatgaaaaagttaaagCAAGAagtaaatgaaattaaaagcaGTATAACAACACTTAATAGCAgagattttattttctataatGATGAGGTCTCTATTGGTGACGCCGAACACCTGAGATATATAGTCAAAAGTTGGCACATTTCCTGACGATGCTCCCGCAtggaaatataattaaatCAATGTTTGGTTAATGGATTGATATAATTACATGACTCAAGTATAAGAGGCATGGCTGGCATATTTAAATGCCAACCAACCTATTTATAATAGAATTGACATTATGCTTTGGCcccacaattttaatttaaaaaaataaaaatataaaacttctCATTTATGATAAAAACTCCTTTTTTGCGTGCAATTTAGACAGCATTGGTATAAGTTACTTTCGTTTGTTTTACCCAGTGTACTTTAACCAATGTCACCCCACCGTTTTATTTGtagtagaataaaaacatatatataatatattttgccccagcaaaaaaaataataggctattattattgcaaaaaatcaaaacaaatccATAGGctgtatatacacataatataaaacacaattctaaatatatatatatgtgtattaaaAAGATATGTCTActcaacaaaatatattttataccttAATATGTTTCACTCCACAAGTTACAAGTCTCTGTTCTGATGTTGGGTCCCAAGAAATATCAAATATCTAGAGTACATGGGTTGGTATAATAAGTATATAATCTATCAGGTAATGATCAgggatataaatatttaaattgggTATTGAGTCAGACCTTGTACTTGCACAATTACCCATGAGAATGGCATTGtgaatattaaagaaaatctAAGCAATCTCAGTAACTCTATTTGTCAATACAACtgatttaaaataatcttACTCAATTTTTCTTAATTTCTGAATGGTTGTAGACTTGTagtattaatatgttttgatCTGTTACTAACTAttggaaaatgtttaaacgGTCCAAACCAGACATAGACTACTAGTATTAAacattggtaaatatttttctacttATAGAATTGGAAGCATTTTACTTACCCGATCAGTGTGACCTTTAGCGTTTGCGATCATTCTTCCTTTCCTCCATTCCCAAACTACAAACGTGTTGCTACCATCCAACCCTACTGACGCTAATCTCTGTGATAAAAATTAGCAATGCGTTCTTGGCTTTAAATCTTTCATAATTATAGTAAacatacattaaaattaaatctatatatatatatatattttattttaatgttttaaaatttaaaataatgttgtatGCAAGAATTCAGCAACCTACTTGCATTATATATTcaagattttaaaactgttagaacaaaaaaaacaataatttatgtttttacacaaGCTTTTAGTTCATCTGCAAATATATCCGCCTATCCAATATATTGTACATTGTAAACATTTTCAATAGGCTTCTAATTATCAAATATTGTTAAACCCTTTACCTGTTGAACTACAcagcaaattaaaatttatattcatatatgAGTAAcacttaaattaaataaagaggataaataaaaatctggTTTCCGctcatataaaaatatgtatataaccTACTTCTCCTGAATGGCTGAACATAACACTTGCTACTCCATGTGTGTGTTGGTCCTTCAATATTGATACAGTTTGCATCGTCTTTGCATTCCATACACATATGTAAGGGTCCTTGCCCACCTGGCCAGTTGCCACCAATTGTTCATGTGGATGCAAGGCCAAACTAAAGGTAAAAGTaaggtattttattatatggacataaataaatgtattaaacatgGCGAATTAAACTATGTTAGTTTTGACTATTAGAGCTTTTAAGTTTTCTtggtacaaataaataaaagcattAGGCTATACACTTTAAATTAGTACTGTTGAAAAGCAACtatgcatttaaaattttaaaaacaaatcgaAATATGGTTAAACATGACCATAAAAGTTGACAAAAACCAACTTTAAGATTTTCCAATTACCATGCAATCACAGTATACAAACAGCACAATATTGTGgataataacaataaacatacaaataatctaaatttaaactattattCAATAACAACAGGTATAACAAAGACTTTTaacctgatgatgtcatcattatGACCAAGaaaaaatttttgtgtttgtttccTTGGGTTGTGTACGATACCTACACcagcaacaaaatatacaatctCATCAGAAGATACGTAGAACAAATTGTTTCTGCATTGATGGCCTCTGTAATGTTATTTTCATGTAACTGACAGGTTGTTACTTGCACTTtgtaaaaatcaatatttgttACTACTTACTATGATTAAGATATAGTAACAAAATCCTGTCTTTCGTATTGAATAATTCGTCTTTTTAAAAGAccaaagtcaaaaaataataattattcaATCTATGGAACTTaaatttctgtattttatatttattataatatactaAAGTGATTACCTATctgcatttattattatacaacaaCGACTCACCTGTAACCATACACCCAGTCCAGACGTAATTGCGATTTCGGCGCTGTTTTATCTGTCATAGCCGTAATGGTATTTAAAccttaatataaataaaatagaacagCCTATGATCCTTCTAAGTGTTCGCCAAGCTATTGCATCTGCAAATGTATCGAATGTTTCGCTAAATATATTGATTTATTGGCTATGCAATCCTACAACGTACAAAACCTGATTTAATGCTAGCGTTGTTTTGAAATTTCCCAGTTGTTATCGAGACACTAAACCAACAACGGTTCAAGTCGTTGAAAAAAGACGGTTGAGAATTTTTAGGGGGCTAGCTAACTTCGCGCTGTGTAGGTGATTCTGTAATAGAAATATTCGAATGATATTCTTTATAGcaaatgttttatacaacagGACTATAACGACACCACGTTTTTTAGAATACACCCACAGATGTGGCCACAACGCATTGCGTTTTAATCATAGCAACCATAAGTATTTAAGTTCGCTatggttttaatataaaagttggCGTTCTTTGATATAAAGTACAGCGAGACAAAATAGCTATACATACTCTGCTACATCATGACGCATGTATTTAGTACGCTTTAGGCAGGCGATGCGGAGAACATCAAAATACTTTGGTATTTTATTATCGTGTAATTCATTAGAGAGtagagaaaaaagaaacacGGCGATTTTTATCCGGACACATCAGCGTATATGCATTTGTTAAACATTAGCCCGAATTTAACTAGCAAGCGCAAACATACGTAAACCATTTAACTTATTTGGTTTGCCAATACAGGAAGCTATTGTATTGCATTGAGTTGCTCAATTGCATTTAAACGGCAATATCAATACGTAACAAGTTTTTGCCTGCTGGCGTTTGAATTGGCGtactttataaatttaaaagaaatgcCTACAAGGATCGCAACAGCTACAGTGTCTTCTACGCGGAAATTGGAGAATACAGATACAGGGTTGGACGTAACTGTACCAGAGTGCACAACTTACAATAAAGAAAAGCGTGAACAACTTAGCTCTGCACAAGTCATCTATACAGTTGTGGTAGTAACGAATGAACATCCTGCCCTGGACAAGGTTAGGAAAGAAAAATACGTCGACCAGACTTTAGAAAGAGTCGCACATTTCACGCTGGAGAAACATTACGATGAGTTCCTAACTTTACGGAAGTCGCTGGATAAAATATACTCAGGTACATATGTGCCAGAACTGCCAAAGAAAAAGAGCTTAAGAGATCTTGTTGCTTCTTCATCTAAAACAGAAGTTGAAGCAAGGCAGCGAAAAGCAGCCGTGGATAAGTTTATGCGTTGGTGTTCAAGcaatgaaaaaatatcaaattcgGAAATTGTAAAATCTTTCCTTTGCCTTGATATTGTTGTTAAAGACAACCAAAACGAAAGTGCTGCGTCGGATACTAAGACAGTTAAAACGGAGACACAGACACCAAAGCAAATAGACGCTGAAGTAGACCTATTTGGTGATACGGGGTTAGATTATACAAAGGATTCCCTTTTCGATAGAGACACCGTTGTAGATAAGGAAGAACTAAACATCGCTGCTGGTAAGACCTCAGATGAGGCAAGTGAGCTTTTTCTTGAAAACGACGAACGATCCAATAGAGTCACTTTGTTTGCTAAACCTGATCTTACTGGTAATATTGGCACTGGCGATCGGGAATTACTCTTCTACAGTGATGAGGAAAACAAAAATGCCAGTATTCCTCTGCCAGAGCCGAGTATTGGAAACGAAGAAGTCCTACTGAATGTAGACGATGACGTAAGCtcaatattttccaaacttCGAACAGTTGAAGATAAACCTCGTCTGCCAACCAAAAGACCGATTCTATTTGATCCAACAGAAAATGAACCAAGTGATAAATTAGACGCAAGCAAAATGGAGGGGAACGACCTACTGCAGTACATCACACAAAATAATGAAGAAAATGCAGAAGTAGATCTggggttttaaaaataatagagTGTGTCTTATTTTCTGCGAAATTTGTGATCGTGATTTAAGTTTTCGGCTCATATTGTTATAACTAAATACAAGAAGTGCAATACGGAGTAATAAAGAATAGTGCATCTTTTGTTTGTGAAATGCAGCAAAGTCTGTTCGTATATAAACACTGGTGTAAAGTAATTGACAAAATGCAACATGTGGCAATATCATAAACGAAAGTTTTTCTGTTTGCGACGCGAAATATCATCAAGatacatttataaagttaAGATGTCTATGTCACGTGTACGAGGGTGGCGCTTCTGGGCGTTTCTATAACGACGAAGCCAAATTTGAagataatgtaaacaaatataatttttgcaaaatcaTCTTTTTATGTCAATATTATAATCCAATTTAAACGTTTTCGTATAcgaataatgtttataaacaatgtaTGGGAGATAAGAGTTACTTCTATACTTCCCGATGTGTGTAAAATACTTTTCCATGTAATTGGAACTTATAactaaattgttgtttttatttttagttttttcttcttttttccaGATAAAGAACTTTACTTTTATAGTTTGTGTAAGAGGTCAGAATAAAAATGCCCAAGAAAGGCAAAAAGGGTGGAAAGGGGAAAAAGGGAAAGAAAAGCGGAGGGTAGGTTTCTATGTTacatatattaatgtaaattCTACCCActatttgtatataaaaacactaattttatgaattaacacagtttttaaaatttgacattCAATCATTGGTTAAAAAGCATAGTTGGTTTGTAAACCAGTTAAAAATATGCCGTAAAAATACAGactaatgttattaaaatgacCTAGGTTGACTTTGACTCTGAAAGATGCATTAACATATTTGCATTAAGGGCCCAATATGCCATACAATATGTCTGATTGTATTTTCAAAACTagatactaaaatatttttttagaaaaaaaggaaagaaaTCTGGAAAGTCATCGAAGATGGATCGAGATGCTGAATTATCGATGGCTACGGCGAATGCTAAGTTGTGGGCAAGTAGGTTGGATGTTACAGAGAAATCAAGGAATGAATACAGGTggtttgtttgaaacaattacaACATAATTTACCGCagtcatttaaacaaaaactaccTAAATTTTGATTACAAAGCAAATGCCCGTTTGcggcagttttaaaattttatggatcatttttttacagagaacatatatatatatatgcctatatatatagcctactaaAATATTCTTTAGGTGTAGAGTTATGGTAATTttagtaaatatattatgttaaataaaaaatgctggCTGTGATATTTGGTACGcgattaataaagttttttaatttagagaAACATGCAAAAGAATGGCTGGTGAGAATGAAAAACTGCACGACACTTTGTTCCAATCAGAGAAGGACACAATTGAGGTTGTTACGTATCTTAAGAAGGGAGATATGGAAAAGGATGAGGAGGTAATTTAGCTTGGATATTGCTCCTAGCTggttggttatttttttatcaaccTTGTAAGCAACTTTTCtagaatttttctttttttttcattctgttcCACTTGACAACTGaatatcaaaatttttaactgGATTATAGGCTTGGCTGGTTCGGTTGCAATTTGATCAATTATAACTGTTTTAGTCCCATCTTATTCttcttaaacaaatttatcacACTTTCCACCCAATTTTTTCCAGATAACAAGATATGAACAAGAGTTGAAAGATCTGAAGAAACAAAGCAGGAAAGACAAAGAAACGATTGTATGAAAAATTTCTAGATGTACAGATTAAATGTAATGTACCATGCACAAAATTGGCAGCAATATAATTAGTCCAGCTCTAATCCTGCTAAAATCAACGGAGAATCCAAAACCCATGTTGTTATACACATTTGGAccgttaaaactaaaaactccTGCCATTTCACACcccaaaatgtttttaataggtttattaaaatctttaaaaccACCTTATTCTCACCAGATGGCAGAGTTCAGCTCCCAGATCTCGGACCTTGAGTCAAGACTCGAACAACGAACGGGTGAAGTGAAACTGATGCAATCCGAGTTAAAACTTGTGAAAGAGTTTCGTCGTAAACGAGCTGCGATGCAAGCTGAGTTGGATGAGATTCGTGAAAGTATGTTTGTTGCCAATAAAGAACATAAAGACACACTgcagaagatggaacacaagGTTAGAATGATTTTGGTATTGGGCATGTTTTAGAAGTTTTTGAACTAACAATGTCCAACTTTTCACTGTAGATACAGAATTTAAactatgtaaataaataaataaaagagaaaGTGGGGCAAATGAAAATCACaactttttaacatgtttacaTATCGTATATGTTCATGTGGGTAAAATACATTGTGTGTCTAATAAGTGTCCAAAAAACCTTATTCTCagaaatgcaaaaaaaataaatttgatttaattttagttttttgagGAAAAGATTCGTTTAGAAAGAGAGGCAAGTCAGAAGATTGCAGAACTTGCTGAAAGAGCTCACACTGAAGCTATTGCTAATTTAGATGAAACAACAAGATCTGTTTACAAGGAGAATATTCGACTCAATGAAGCTTTAAGTTACCATATTAAGGTTTGTatcaaaatctgttttaaatggCTCACTTTTTAGACAAGCCATGAGTGATCACTGGATTGGatcaattgcagttaagtgtcttgcttaagaACACACACATCAACTATGTTACGCGTCATGGGTTGAATCCAAATAAAACCTTGAATTAGAACCATCACTGTGCCATGGTACAACCAATGACAGCATCAAGCTTCAAACGTGTATTACCTGGATTATGAATACTATACTTGTGTGCCAGAGCAGaaagaacaaacaacaatACCTTGTTTATGTGTATCATCATAACATTTAACTAGTATCCTATGTGTTTATTCTTGtgcaaatattatataaaaagtttcttGTTTCATAGGAATCCCAGTCATTACAAACCCGATGTGACTCGTTAACCACAGAAGTGGAAAGTCTGCGGGCCAATAAGGAGCTTTCTGACGCCACCGTGAAGGAAAAGGTGACTGAAAGTAAACGTCACAAGGGGGAGATTCATGGTCTAAGGGAAAAGGTTGAACAACTTGAAAAAGCATTGAGTAGCATGGTAAGTGGTTGGTAGTGATTTCCTAATGTTCTAAACAACTATGTCCGgcgaacccagaggtaatgggttcaaggctcttctctgctaccattgtggggtatgtgtccttgtggaAGACGATAAACGGCAATTTCCAATCcggtggtcattaatgggctgtccaaaccatcagccacacataaaaaataaaaagtctcccaaataatcacctacaaagtagctggcacgaggtgtatgaaacaaaacacccgtgtttaacgactgcccttttccagccacgcgaaaataaagaagttacatgAAGTTATTTCTTATCACCTCTTGTTTTCAAATGCTATGAGTTAACAGGCATTACTCCAACCAACTTTGGCCTATAAATACCCGCCCTTTGCCGTGCTGTAGAACTTCACCCATAAATTATGGAAATGGTCATTTTTCTAGGAATTGGCAAATCATTGTAACATCTCAGGTCCACGAATTCCGAGACGAGAAACGCGCTATTGAACAGCGAGCTAGGATGGAAACTGTGGCCAGTGGTGGAGAAATACAGAAACTACAACGAATGCTTCAGATTAAAGATAAAGAAATGAACAAGGTGGTTTCATGTCGTTTTTTTACTGTACTTGTATGAAAACTTGTTCAAGTGTGTATTTTTTGTGGGTGAGACCCTTGGCAAGGACCTAGAACCCCAATCAGTATCGCTATCGGCGTTGAGCATCGATTCCGGTATGCTTTGGTTATATGCTTAAAGTAGACCACTCAACTAAGGCGCCCACGATTAtggtaatgtttaaattgtaacgCTAAAACGCAAGTAATTGTCGTTTGGCATCTCGCCCAAGGTCACATCCCGCAATGGTAACATTGTAACATATTGGCTACAAGAATTCAAGCAAATCATTTTCTTGGACTCTTGCAAGTTGCTAATGGCTCGCTAATCTTTCCATATTTAACGtcaacattgttttaaaaggtAAAAGTCGTTGCTAAAAACATCGTCGAACAACGAACCAACGTTGAAATATTCTTCCTTAGCGCGCTTGAAAAAGTTCGGACAGAGATTGCGCTTAACCGGTGAGTATGTTGTGCTATAATACGCTTGTTTTTGGTCGTATGTCCATATAATGTATTCATATTGCATTGataaaaacagagaaaaaatTAAGTAGACGATATGTTGAAGTCCCTGGTGGTGCAAAGTCCTTCAATAGATGCTATCTCTTACCCTTAGCTCAGATtatattcatattattttGTCCAATGCAAACTTAAtgcgggcacaaggtgcaaGAAACAAACACCCGCGTTGCTCCCCAGCCAtaagaagataaataagttacattcatttatttaacttcaCAGAGCACAATACGTTCAAGCTGCTCAGTCAGCCTATCATCGTAAAATGTTGGCTGCTCATTCTGGCCAAGCAGACTTCCCTAAGATTCGAACCTTTAGAAAGAACGACAGCAGCACCAACAGTGTGTTTGCTGATCTTAGTGAAGCAGAGAATTGGtaaatcttttaaataaattctgtcttttcgttttgtatatttacttCTGCAAGCTTTCGTTACTGTAACCCAGCTGTTAAACTTATTGTTGCCAccccatgccaggataaacaggttacattcatttaaacttttataccCTAACCGGTAGTTGCTCTGGACTTTATTTAGGCCAACTAAAACACACTCCTTTTGCATATTAGTTTCTTATATTGGCGAAAATGCATAAatttcaataataataacaacatcCTTCATTCTAAATCAAACTATTTCGTAACAGGTCAAGCCTTGGTAACCAAGTCGACATTCGTGACTTAACTTGggaacaaaaagaaaaagttctCCGCCTTCTATTCGCTAGGATGAACGGCTTGAAGACAAAGTCCAATGTACAGAGAACACAACATTCTGCACCTCCATTAAGTATAACTGATAAAACTAACAGGTAAGAAACTAGAAGACATGTACGTGGAATAACGATGTAAAATACTCGGTGTAAAATACTTGTTACTAATCCGCCCCACCCTTACAGACCAAAACCAATAGACCACGCCCCCAACCCCACCCTGGATCTGATGACGTAGGCAAAGAGACGACCACCTTTATAACACAACAGGAGCAACCTCAGGGGGTGACGTTGCCAGCTATATCGGTGAAGCAACTCACAACATGACTGAATTCGTAATCTCTTTATTGCACTGtctatatagttttgtaaacaagtgttccattttttcaataaaccaGCTCAGATGCATAAAATACAGAGTGTCTttaaaagtgaatgaatgcaacttattatcgtcacatggcggggtaacTATAAGAGTCGTTATATAACGGACGTTCCGTTCAAAGAACATCTATAAACCAACCTagactaattgtttaaaacaggattaggatacatgaatattatgtgctaaaggtgtaccatcttccccaactctACTCCAATCTTTCCCTACCTTACtggggaagatgtgacacatttaggacataaaatccaaatatcctgattgtgttttaaacaattaacagtgatCGGTGGAAGTCGGGAGGacacaaatttataaatttttttaattttctacaaaataagacaagaaaataaaagtgaaaaggtgttccatcttcccacaccctactatgtataaagtttacatgacaaagaaactagcacaggtTGTTAATTTTAGTAGGGTAACTACAGGTTgcagaataataataatataaaaataaatattgctgTCTTTTTTCAGTTTGTAGTTTCGTAGgtttttatttccaaatatgaaaggtttgtgttttattcaaaactgTATACCTTAGTAGGGGTTATCCAAATATGGTAGGGTCTATACTAACAAAATATGTATGAAAACTGGGTTCTAAAATCAGGTACTTAGAGATAGTTGATAAGAAGTGCGAAATACAGAACAGCAACACTCAATTTATGGATGAAATAGAAACTTCATTCAAAAGTATTATCTTGGttttaaagcgtacagtattatttcgtgttatttaagTGTATTCCTGTGAATagatttaattattaattaaaattaacaatgattttaaaccgTCTTATCCTatgtgtttttgaatttgtaaaattacaccagttgtgcggatcgctaaataactcctcgtgtgttttaatatatattttagaagtgtcaattaataaaggtataaAAATCTAATGCGTGGTATCACCCTAAATGTGTTATATACTTTGGTTTGGAAATACTTTGCAGTATGTGCTTAGCTTATAAGAGTCCCGTCTTAACCCATGTTTACGTGCCCTTCGTTTCTATGGGTGAAAGCTAATTAATTGCTAATCAAGGGCAAACACTCAAAACGTATAACGCAAAGAACAACCGTTAATAATAAAGATCCGCTGCGGGGGGAACTACGTGTATTAATACACAAGACATGATTTGTTGGTAATCGGTGTTTTTAATTTCGTTTTCCAATAATAGACTTAATACAATAACCGTAAGTTCGATTACTCTATATGAAACCCAGCATTTCCACGCGACTTCAATATATGAAGTCTTTAATAGTAACAACAGTAGCGACAGAGCGTCCAGTATTGATCTCAGTCTGACGGAACTGACCAGCGAGAAGACCCCACGGGAACAACTCGTCTTTTCTCATCGCTGCCTCGTTATTACATCTCTATCGTGCTTCCAATAATGTTAAGGATTCGTGAGTTTAGTAACGCAGGCTTGGTTAAATAGACTTGCAGATTTGTAAAAGGGAAGGCATAGTTATTCTCTTAGGATAGAaactaataaatataaactattgcTATAAAGTAGCCTCACAGTTTACAACCAGCAATCACAGCCTGAATAGTTTGCCTAAAGAaaaggaatatatatatttgcgtCATACCTTAGATGTGATAAATCATGTAGGGCTTACTAtagatattaaaacaaagtaatgaGCTAGCTTAAgcattatcccaacacccatggcgtgccttgTCGTTTAAACTTCTAAAATTGCTGTCGTTtaatatagtagattgggatAAAAGGCTTAACTATTAGTTAGAGTTAGAAAATGTGGTATAGtggggcgggggaagatgggacaccttcagcacaaaatatataaatatcctggtcgtgttttaaacaatttacaacggtctatgaaagtcgcacGGAAAAGgtcttataattctttgaatgttttttgtttactaccaaaatgtacgagaaaatagaatgaaaaggtgtcccatcttcccccaacctactatatattatgtgctacggCATCCGTCTTATGCCATCAGTACTGTATAGAAAGACATTCTTTTGCTTTATTTCCAGAGAAAGACAAGGCCAAAGTGGTTAGGAAATGTTCGGAACGGGTCACAAGTACAAAATTTATTGTCTTAATTTAACATCGCTGCGACAACACCAGAATAAGAACATACGTATAGTGCTAGCGCGGTGGGAACGGTGAGAATGATAAATACACGGGTGAGTTGGAGATGCTGtcgaaaaaataataaactaataaatagTTGTCCACTAAGTTAGATACGTGGTTTAAGTCgtagcaggcacaaggtgtatgaaacaggacacctgtggtataacgactgtcgttgccctgccactgGAAAATAAACAGGTTACAGGACAATTTCAACAATCTATAAGGGATCTGTAAGTTGATATGTTTTTGgtatgtaataaaacataacaactttttttttattcacagAAATATGTCATCGGTTTCGGTTCAGTCGTCACTTTTCTATTCCTAACTATTTCTTTGTTCTCGGATCACTGGTTAAACCAAAGGGCAGCATGGACGGTTAGCATACACGCAGCTGGCCTAATGTTTCGGAGCTCGCCCGAAGTTGTCAAGAAGTCCGAAGTTGTCAA is a window from the Ciona intestinalis chromosome 10, KH, whole genome shotgun sequence genome containing:
- the LOC100183833 gene encoding basal body-orientation factor 1-like, whose translation is MPKKGKKGGKGKKGKKSGGKKGKKSGKSSKMDRDAELSMATANAKLWASRLDVTEKSRNEYRETCKRMAGENEKLHDTLFQSEKDTIEVVTYLKKGDMEKDEEITRYEQELKDLKKQSRKDKETIMAEFSSQISDLESRLEQRTGEVKLMQSELKLVKEFRRKRAAMQAELDEIRESMFVANKEHKDTLQKMEHKFFEEKIRLEREASQKIAELAERAHTEAIANLDETTRSVYKENIRLNEALSYHIKESQSLQTRCDSLTTEVESLRANKELSDATVKEKVTESKRHKGEIHGLREKVEQLEKALSSMVHEFRDEKRAIEQRARMETVASGGEIQKLQRMLQIKDKEMNKVKVVAKNIVEQRTNVEIFFLSALEKVRTEIALNRAQYVQAAQSAYHRKMLAAHSGQADFPKIRTFRKNDSSTNSVFADLSEAENWSSLGNQVDIRDLTWEQKEKVLRLLFARMNGLKTKSNVQRTQHSAPPLSITDKTNRPKPIDHAPNPTLDLMT
- the LOC104266110 gene encoding HCLS1-binding protein 3-like, translated to MPTRIATATVSSTRKLENTDTGLDVTVPECTTYNKEKREQLSSAQVIYTVVVVTNEHPALDKVRKEKYVDQTLERVAHFTLEKHYDEFLTLRKSLDKIYSGTYVPELPKKKSLRDLVASSSKTEVEARQRKAAVDKFMRWCSSNEKISNSEIVKSFLCLDIVVKDNQNESAASDTKTVKTETQTPKQIDAEVDLFGDTGLDYTKDSLFDRDTVVDKEELNIAAGKTSDEASELFLENDERSNRVTLFAKPDLTGNIGTGDRELLFYSDEENKNASIPLPEPSIGNEEVLLNVDDDVSSIFSKLRTVEDKPRLPTKRPILFDPTENEPSDKLDASKMEGNDLLQYITQNNEENAEVDLGF